A region of the Mytilus galloprovincialis chromosome 1, xbMytGall1.hap1.1, whole genome shotgun sequence genome:
tttagcattttgaagaaataaaggatgcattattaaatttcccacctttgCACATGCACACATGTGTTCTAGTTCATTcgacgtagttctgacgatttttcatttaaaccttttaaatttttttatcaaatcatgtagataaactaatttcttgtaattttaatcttttggactaaatcaatgagCTACAAActgctgaaatgtaagaaaataattgtgaatagaccgatcaatttatacgatgtccggtacgatgtttacctgtcacctgatatcacctgtccaacaactaattagccttgattaaaattagaaagtattgaagtaggggttgttttgatagtaattaatcatcatgtcacttttatgaccggaaatgtgtagatgttaaaggcaaaaggttgggtcaaaaagatcgtgacttatgttaaaatgaccgaaaaagccttgaaaactaaaatgtatatgaccgtttcatgctttgcccagccggacttttaccggacattaatcaaatgtccggaatatatgacTGTTTTGGAAGCCCTGATATGACTATATCTTTCTTTGTACTAGCTGAGATGCTAAGCTGGATTTTATTGTTCTAGCTGACAAGTGTGCaggaaaaaatatcatccaatcAAGAAAGATTATTCTGACTATGAGCAAAACCTTTAGATGTTACTTGCTTGTCAGAGAGGAAGCTAAACTCATTTTTTTAAGTCTTTGCTTTTAACAAATCCACGGACTGAACCAATAACTTTTTGCATTAGGAACAAGCTACCACAAGACCACTAGAACATGTACAAGATTATGGTATGCATTTAAATGCATAACAATGTTCACATGAGACAAACAAAGCCAGCACCTAGAATGCTTATTTGGTGGTCTATATATTGTGTGGCTTTTCCTAGAATACATTTCTATAATGAAACTTTTCTTGACTTTATCAAGTATAATTAGCCATTATCCCAAAAGCATAAGCAATTGTTGTTCATTTAAATGTCACATTTAGGTCTTTAAAATCATGGAGAAAATGTTCATGTTTTGCTGTAAGATAAGATGGGAAGTCATACCAGTTTGACCAATGGTATCATttttaaaacttagtttattCAATTAAGGACAAATATCAGGTATTTTAAGCACTGAGAATTTTCTGCTTTATTTTCCAGCATCATATTAGTAATTACTCACAATACTAGCTATAGCTACTGCATCACCATATTGTACAGCTAATCCTAAGGACATATGTACCGAtacaaaatcagaaaaataattcTGAGTAGGAAAATCTTCATTATACTCATCAGCTCCTACTCTCCAATTCTCTACAGCACCTGaatggtaaatataaaaaaaagttgtaagtTATTTAAGAGAAATAATTCCATGATTTAAAAGAGAGTCAAAAGATACCATTGAGACACCCTTAACTCAAAAGTAGGAGAGAAACTAAAAATGCCACAGAAAAAAGACATTCAAGTCAACAACACATtcaatagaaaactaaagactgaacaaaacTAACCTATCTAAGGTGCTCTGGAAGAGTGAGCAATTTCTGCTCTACTTGaaacttgtacaaaaatgtatgtgacACTGATAGTATTTTGAAAATCATATCATTTTTTGACTTGATAACTTTGCATTAAATTCAAAGTTGACTTGATTACTTTACATTAAATTCAAAGTTGACttgattattttacattaaattcaAAGTTGACTTGATTACTTTACATTAAATTCAAAGTTGACTTGATTACTTTACATTAAATTCAAGGTTGACTTGATTACTTTACATTATATTCAAAGTTATTATAATCAgttgatattttcaaattacatagGGGCAAGACATGGATGTACTGTCAATTTTGTAACATCTAGATCTAGTATCATAAATTCGATATATTCTGTGCATCAAATCAGATTAATGATGAGATTACTGGTCCTGTTGTACTACAAATTAAatattagtttatttttattcttttggcAAGAATGAATAATGTGGTTGGGTATAATATGTTGAATTTGTAAATCAACCCAATATCATATGACATTACTAGTGTTACTAACCTTGATATCTGTCTGCATCTAAAAATCCATGTACATGTGGGTGAACTTGACTAGCTCCTGCATGAGGCAGAAGATCCCATACAAACATGGGATATTTGTACCGTGAATTTTGTTGATATGCCTTATCTAACCtgcaataaaattttatttacacTGTATCAACAACAACATAAACATTATTAAGATATTAGTAAATCATTATACGTGGTTGCTGCCTCAGCGATATAGTGTAAGGTTGACTGCCAAAACTTAAGCCCATTATCAGTAAAATCagtaaaataatacaataatttttttttcatcagatgCAGTTACTTGAACATGAAGAAGCTTCTTTAAGTTTATACTTCATGTATTCCAAGGAAGCTGTTTAAGTCTAAAAAATTTAACTCCATACTGTACAGTTTACTTTCGACTTATGGGTTTGAATGTTGCTCTCATATCTGTGGCCtctctttaaattgtaaataaagtaaACAACAGTTTAGTTTCAAATAaagagtaattaaattaatttaaacgtACATCTCATACCAATAATGTTTACATAGGAGTCTTTACTAACAAACAAAGGTAACTTTACAGCTTGTGATGAGTTATAAATCAATGAAAGTGTTGATCCATGTACAAACCCAGTTCAAAATGTCTCTAATTGGTAGGATTTACTGCAGGGTACTTTGATTTTAttcttgtttagaaatatgatctggtcaacaaCTTCAGATGAAAGATTGTTtgagtttctattttttttttgttacaagtagtACACATGAAAACATCTACTCCGAAGGAACAGACTACTATATACTAGTAACAAATAGAAGTCTCAGAATAAAGGTATGTTAATGaattttacattgtattatgaAGAAGTATTTCAACGGAACTAAAGTGATGGAAAATTTGAGGAGAAAAATCTCAAGATTTAAAACAGGCAAATGAGTACAAGAGTACTAAAATTGTACCCGAGAACTCTGCCTTCCGAGTTAGTACCCGAGTACTCCAGTACTTGTGGACATCCCTATGAAAAACATTATGTCTATTTaggtttgacaaagtaattgatatctaaaaaaaacatgaaccACAGAATGAACCTAAATGTTGACTCCAAGAATTGTTATCTCCAACACTATTGtcagagattaaaaaaaaacaaagtggaTTTGTCCTCAAACAGTAATCAATTAAAATCATTATGTACCTGTTTCAACCCTGTCTGTTGACCTTTAAATGACAAATTGCTAaacttttttcattaaaaaattggTATTATAAACTCCTCACCTTCATTAATATATCTTAATATTATATTGAGTCTAATTTCATTTCAACAGGAAATCATTCTGATTTATAATGTCAGAACTTAATAATGCTATGACACTATATACCAACCATTTTTGTGCTGTGCTCATGAGATCTCTATATTCTACATAGGTCCAATTTAGTGGAtgatgtttctttaacaaaatcAATGTATGCCAGGAGTCTAGTTTAAAAGTGTTAGCTGCTGTGAAGGAATGTTCTGATTCTACACGGCCAAATGTGTCCTCTGCTGTATTTCTgagaaaaatataacatttacaaCATTCATCTTTCAAAAAACTCAAGTATTAACCTGTATGTGTCATGTTTCCCTGTACTGCCTAACAGCAAACAGCAAATGCTACTGCATCTCATTAtatatttggttatttttgtaatcagaatgtaaaatttaaatttcTACTTTTTCAGAACATACAATTCATAAGATGATAATCCGAAAAAACCAAAGccacatataattttatttaagtaTGCTCTGACCTTCAccttaatatgaataaaaagtaaTTTTCCACTCAAATGATTTAACTAATGTTTACGAAAAATCCTGATAAATAGCTCAGAATAGTTTATATAAGCCAAAACTTGATTGAATGAACTTCATCATGTAAAATGTATAAGTTCAGGTCCAGTTTTGATATGTTTCAATTCAATTGAATCAAgacatttgaagaaataaattcATAGTGTATTGGACTTACAATTTGTATTTACAGAAGTCACATGATGGCTGAGTTTTCTGTACCAGTTCTTCTACActgaaaaaaacccacacaaaTTACTATTTCTATCAATCAAAAACATGGGAATTATCCAATATAATAGACAAGTGAATACTGACATTATACCATTATTACTTTGATCCAGTGATGTGTAAAGTTTTGTTCTATATAGAGTTTTGATTCTGTCTTCTAAATGATACACATCATGTTTTGATTTTGGAGTGTAAAGTGTTGTTCTGTTATCAAATGATATGTGTAAAGTGTTGTTTCTGTTATTCAATGATGCAATGTAAAGTGTTGGTTCTATTATTTACCGTAATGATAAGTGTAAAGCATTGGTTCTGTTATTCAATGATTAGTGTTAAGTGTTGTTTTGTTATCCAATAATAAGACTTAGTGTGAAGTGTTGTTCTGTTATCAAATGATAAGTGTCAAGTGTTGTTCTGTTATCCAATGATAAGTGTAaagtattgttattattattcaataataaaatttattgtaaagTGTTGTTCTGTTATCCATTTATAAGTGTAAAGTGTTATTCCGTTATCCAATGATAAGTGTAAAGTGTTGTTCTGTTATCAAATAATAAGTGTAAAGTGTTGTTCTGTTATTCAATGATAAGTGTAAAGTTTTGGTTCGTGTTATCCAGTTTAttataaagttttgaaaattaggtTGTCTTTACTAAAATCTGAAGAACTTCTTTTGTATCATTTTAATAATAACAATCACACTGGGTTGAGGTAATGGCGAATATTTTATAAGAGTACAATATACTTACTATTCTGTTTCAGGTCTAGGCGGAACACCCATAGGTCTCTTCTCTCTCAGTGGATTATATACGTTCTGTTCTCTAGTATACTCATTGTAAATAAACATTACTGTCTGAGAAAAGATAATAAATGATAGTGTATATTTCACAATGATATCTTCATGTGTAATATGAAAATGAAAGCCAACAGTTAGTTGTTCACAGTTCACAACACAAAGATTAAGAAATACGtttctattatattcattaaagttaaaaaaataattataattttttgaatCTTTATCAGTGAAAACCCTGtcctaaataatttaaaaaacgctttttattttaacatgtttaaattttacGGAAAACATTGATGTACTTTTTCTGTGAATATTCTGTTTCTTCAATAAAACGTTTCATTTCTAAAAGTgttgtttgaaattaattttttgaaatatttgaagacatTGGTGATAAATAACtataatataaatttcataaaaacggGTAAGAACTAGAGAGGATTTACAAGAAAGGACAGACACAGACATAGACAAAAAGACTGAATAGTGGATGCCTGGTACATCTATATCACCTACACCCTGTTGTTGAGGAGACAAAACTAAAAGGTACTAGTGATTAATGTAACAATTGAATTTGCAATTTCAGTTCTATTGTAAACAATTTTGGAGATTTCATATCATATTTCATTATGGGGAGTAAcctacattaaaatttaattaaatttaaaaaaaaaagtaattttatatgtatttgaacAATTTGTAATGTCAAATATATAACTCTTTGTTTCATCAAATCAAAAAAGATGTCAtatattgccccccccccccccaaaaaaaatcataattttctatcagaatttgtttttttaactcgTTCAAGGCTTATGCTCAGTATAAATATATTGAGAAATGTAATGCCtaccaatattaaaaaaatgagcATATAACATGACACAAAACAATTGTTTCTTATTTAGATGTACACTATATCAACTAACTTGTTTTTTTACAGACTGAAACAATTCTTCTTTGTTTCCCAACCATTTTCTAACTTTAACAGCAAATGTATCTGGAATAACTACTCTTGCAGGATGTGATGTTATGGTAAATATAGATGTAAACATTGTGTACACTCTCCTGAAAATATTAGAAGCAACCATATCAGcaaagttatttttaatttatattatcattttttctcaaaaactgttaaaagaCAATGTATATGTAGTTGCATCATAAAGGGTTTTAACATGTTGAAATGTTTTATTCTGgctttttttcaattgtttatatTAACACATGCCATTGTGctgtcaaaatcaaaataaagaaatgtggtataACTGTCAATgcaacaattaaaaataaagcaaagtttttttccaaaaaattttTAAACTTAGACCTGTGTTTCCTGTTAATGTATCTACAGTTATATCATAATTATGTtgggatatttttttaatttttttaattaaaactttggaatttgtattttaaaattgtgCAAGCGTTTTTATCCtccgtttaaattgttttaattgttttaactgTATACATTTCAAGATGGTTTACACGTTATAGAGTTAAAACAGAATAGATAGATATGATACATTTTACATCATAATTGTAATAACATGACTAATGAAGTATATCTgttatctaaaatatttatagataattacaTTTCTGTCCAGTCATACTTATTCATTAAAGCAGAAagttaaataaacatgataaagtgaaTACTATTCACTTTTCAGGAGAACTCTGTTTATAtgaattacattttacattttgttaatgATATACCTGCATTCAGAATCTTGACTTTGACTCCATTTTTTCTGAGTTTCCATAATTCCATCAAGGGATAAATCATCTTCAGACTTGAGACATGTGGATTTAAGCCATTTCTGATTTAATTAGACAATGAAattttatcttgtttaaaaacacACATACCGGTATATTTCATCAGGTTCATGTGGTTCATAGAATATAATccatatatcatttattattctGAAATTGCATTCCAAACTATTGATAAAATCAAATAGAGAGTAATAATGaagaaattaacatttttacatCTAAATCTCTATACCTTTCGGATGAAACAGAAGATGTGTACCTGAAGTAAATGATCAAcatttacatcatgtacattgttcTACTTTTAAGCATGGATTTGTGTTTTgcacatttgaaaaaataaccaACAGTACAGCAAGTTAGGGGATGCAATACTTTTCAACAGATGATAGAAATGCATAAACCAGTTCAATCCAGTAAAGAAAGAGTTTAATAGTAAAGACTTTTTAAGATGCATTTTTAGTATGATCTGAATGGATTTTTAACATGAAAGAAACATATTCAAGCAGGAGATGTTTCTGATTAATAACTAAAAAGcaggaaattttaaaaatataaacatgataaatgtttaGACATTCTTTATATATGAAAGAAATCAGAAAAAATGGTTGTAGATGCTTGTATGATATGTTATCATTACCTCATTATGTTGAGTATCAACCTTGAAAGAGGGCCAGAAACGATACTGTTGATTATGTTCCTTTTCTGTTTCCTGTGGCCATTCTGTTGTGAATTTATTGTTGGACGAGCCTACAGAAACAAACAAGTAGATCAGGAACACAGTTACTACAATACCAATAGCAACAATCCACTGTTTCTTCCACTGCATTGTAGACATGGTGTCTGTCTTCATGGAATCTAGTGGTTTAAATGCATCTGGAAGATAGGAAATACATGTGCATATGTTTACGGTAATTAATTCATGGTTTGTGACAAAATAAAGGATGATAACAGctgttattggctttgaaattGGAAAACTTGTAAAGttttatctatttttcttttaaatgataatttaatttGGTGGTTATGAAATGGATGATAAATGTTGGTCActatagtgaaaaaaaatattttaatgtcaaTTGGACATAAAACAAAAGTGATACATTTATAAGACATACACTGTTCATGTACAATGAATCTgacctaaacatgctaaatggcTAGTGGaagtcaatgaaaaaaaatctgcaaCCAAATCTATTTTTACAGATATGTCTagtgttgtacatgttgtacatgaATAAAATTAATACACTGTAATACTATACTACATGCATCTGTGAATATGAATCAATACAATTTATCAACTCTGTAAtgttaatttaattgtttaataaatcAATGTTCTACCAGTTGACAATATCTGTTGAAAGTTAAAACATCAATGTTTTAGGATGAAATTATTGATAATCACTTGATGTTTTACTTTATCTTACTTTTTGTGATCTTTATCTTTACACATAAATATTTCACAATTACAATACATTGTATTGATTAAAAGTCTATCAACTCAAGGATGTAAGATTGGTCACAATAACATTAACGCTGTAGCATGTGCATATGATATTGCAGTTTTGAGTGACAGCCCATATGacttacaaattttaattaatcaTGCTCAGGGGCTCTGCAATATCGCCAGTCACTTACATCCCTACACATTACAAGCACAAAAAAAGTGTAATCAATGAGGTGGATAACAAAACTAGAAAAGTTACCAATCATAATTCTGTTTTTAACTTGTATATAACCAAGAGATGCCAAATGTAGCAAGGTTTAAATTAATTCGACCGACATCAAGAATGAAATCAGAAACATTTCATgtcaaacaaaatacaaaaaaagtgtGTTGCACTGCATGTACAATGTATTCTACCATGTCTACTTTCAGCTGGTTTtcatgaatctaacaacccagtAACAACAATATCCATCTACAAAATATACATTCAACCAGTTCTCACTTCCGGTTTAGAAATACTACAACCAGGTCCATCAAACAGGCAAACATTAGAGAAGTTTAAAAAATCACTACTGAAGAAAGTTCTACCACTTTCTTCAAACACCCCAGATCCAGCCATTTACATCATATCGGGTATACTTCCATTTGAAGCATCAATTGACACAAAATGTCTAACCCTGTTCACCAATATATGCAGACAAGATGACAAATTGGTTGAGAAACAACTTGCAATGCATAAATAGACAACTGCATATTAAATTAGACAGAAGTAGCAGTTGGTATGTTATTACCAAAAAAACTTCTCTTCAAATATGGATTTAGTGACATCTTTCAAGTTTTAGAAAACCATTGATATTGCAATGATAACCCACCAAGTAAATATAAATGGAAGAAATAAGTGCAAAAAAAGATGGATTCATACTGGATACAAAGTATAAGTCATGGTGTAGATTCTATTCCTCACTAAATCATCTTAACTGTGATCATGGTGATGCAATTTTGCAAAGAAATTGCCATCCAATCATTGATCTGAAATATAATAGATATCATTACAAATTCAATAGGAATAAAACTTAAACTGGTTACtggaacatacatgtacatgacacaTGCTAAATGTGTAAGCTTCACTAAGTATGAATCACCTACATGTAAACTATGTGATGAATGTGACGGATATAGAAAATCTGCTTCTAAAGTGTAAAACTCTGGAAAGGTCATCCTTTTCTAAAACAGCTAGATGACTTTTTGATAATAGCAACTACAATATTGTTTTTACAACATGACGACAGCTAGACACCAGATTACAATTAATTTTGGACTGCACGAAAATTAATCATTGTCGGATATAATCTTAAATAAGAAAGTAATGCAGAATTGTGAACTTATATATATCTAGAAAACTGTGTTTTGCCCTACACTCCATCAGAGCTACAGGAATATATAACACTAATtcaacaactagaggctctaaagagcctgtgtcgctcaccttggtctatatatgttcatattaaacaaaagacacagatggattcatgacaaaattgtgttttggtgatggtaatgtgttcgTAAATATTGGCCCAACCCTGTGACACcatattactttactgaacactcttgctgttaaaaatatatctatctataatgcactttgcccagtaattacagagaaaaacattttgtaaaaatttaccaaaatttaccaaatttatgaaaattgttaaaaattggctATAAAGGGCGATAACTCCTTacagggtcaattgaccatttagctcatgttgacttatttgtaggtcctactttgctgaacattattgctgtctacagtttatctctatctatatataataaaattggagataataaccaaaaaacagcaaaattttcttaaaattaccaattcaggggcagcaacccaacaaacagTTGTTCTATTCATCTTATAATTTCAGGGCAGTAAGATTTTAACTTGATTCATATGGTTTTTTCCCCAAGtcagatatgctctaaatgctttggtttcagagttataagccaaaatctacattttacccctatgttctatttttagccatggtggccatcttggttgccTGGCGGGGTCAagggacacatttttttaaccagataccccaattatgattttggcaaagtttggttaaatttggcctagtacatgtagtagtttcagaggaaaagatttttgtgaaagattacaaaaatttaagaaaaaatagtaaaattgactataaagggcaataactccttaaggggtcaactgaccattttggtcatgtgacttatttgtagatcttactttgatgaacatgaatgctgtttacagtttatctctatctataataatattcaagataattaccaaaaacagcaaaatttccttaaaactaccaattcaggggcagtaacccaacaatgggttgtccgattcatctgaaaatatcagggcagatagatcttgacttgattaaCTATTttaccccatatcagatttgctctaaatgctttggtttcagagttataagccaaaatctgcattttatccctatgttctatttttagccatggcggccgtcTTGGTTGGCTGGcggggtcaccagacacattttttgaactaaaTACCCCAGTGATGAttttggcaaagtttggttaaatttcgcccaatagtttcagaggagaagatttttgtaaaagttaaccatgttaacagacGTTGTCGGCCGACAACGACGGAaacagatgccaagtgatgagaaaagctcatttaGCCCTTccagccaggtgagctaaaaagagaaaaaaaaaagttaaattaaaaagatACTCGCCCGGCATCTCTGAACAGATCCATAATATATAAAAACTCATTAGAGGAAACAATTGATAAAGTATGATTCATGAGTCTCACCACACTATACTGTGATATTACAACTGAATATACAAGGAATTCTGAAAGTACAGTAAGCATGGGTCTCTCCACACTATACTGTACAATAAGATGATAAACGCTGTCAGCTAAAactcagggatgattccaggtgttttcaaatgggtcccttgaacatcaaattgggaatttttattctaattgggaattttttaagcaaaaaatctaagacgaaataacattattttcctgaaaaacagaaaatgtataaataagTTTAACCTGTCATGCCTGtacactgatgttcatgtaagttgtaacattttgaataattctggatggtctactgttattacatgaatatcattgaacatgatGCACTAGTCTATCATCTTAGCTATAGTTCCCTAGGCctattataaaaacatatatttcagctaacataaaccactgaaaaaaatcattcatcgggtattttttcaacagcaggtcatctctataaatttacctcaattcaaatggatttcaaattgaactggtcaattgtcgaattcagaaaagcaattacaaaggTTCATGTACttgattgataagatatttaaagcattgaaccagtgttctttaaaattatttggatcatcttcaaaacttttgaaatagttcaataatgatgacatcgtatttcatgaatggtctatcatcaacattattttcaaaaaacgctcaaacttttgtcttttgaggaaataatttcttttacaaaacaagttttcatcatattatataaccggctctgctgggcgatctgcttttatgAGATCGGCGTCCATTAAACCTTATCCATCAATgctatatcaaaatttgaatttgctctctgccgaggtctgctttgacacccatttttatcaacctgctgggcgatctgcttttacaagatccaatactcccataacatattaattaattgtattcggctgctaaaattgtttcccacatgttgacataattaaatcgttgttacTAAGATGCGATCGTAAACAgcattcttatccggattttaaaacgttttgacaacaaactatgaaaaattatagttgcctt
Encoded here:
- the LOC143072132 gene encoding uncharacterized protein LOC143072132, encoding MKTDTMSTMQWKKQWIVAIGIVVTVFLIYLFVSVGSSNNKFTTEWPQETEKEHNQQYRFWPSFKVDTQHNEKWLKSTCLKSEDDLSLDGIMETQKKWSQSQDSECRRVYTMFTSIFTITSHPARVVIPDTFAVKVRKWLGNKEELFQSVKKQTVMFIYNEYTREQNVYNPLREKRPMGVPPRPETEYVEELVQKTQPSCDFCKYKLNTAEDTFGRVESEHSFTAANTFKLDSWHTLILLKKHHPLNWTYVEYRDLMSTAQKWLDKAYQQNSRYKYPMFVWDLLPHAGASQVHPHVHGFLDADRYQGAVENWRVGADEYNEDFPTQNYFSDFVSVHMSLGLAVQYGDAVAIASILPKKDNEVIVLGQRPSEDFFKLQYFVYRAFIEDMKKLCFSSGFALPSLDEAAGEGKIPAYVRAITRGAVEEIRSDISSLELFTSQNANTDPYKVIKFIRESIKKRS